A genomic stretch from Sphingobacterium sp. ML3W includes:
- a CDS encoding two-component regulator propeller domain-containing protein, translating to MKYILIYTLLSLFVASNCSAQYKKTEQIGNMQSEVDPIPFETSNISSLHGPNSIVRTIKQDRMRNIWMASWEGVFRYDGKSFANVTNKVSSVRFFSVLEDKKGNFWFASIGSGVYYYDGKSFLNFTSKDGLASDRVTTLYEDRFGHIWFGSDNGVSRYDGNSFQNFKMKEGAVASNSDSVHVTIYQQQLPENHPMHNDVNAIIEDKSGKLWFGTRGYACIYDGKTFTVVVNKEGKPFANVRTIIKDRKGNIWLGGYDGLWRYDGRTFTNFTKNFVGYIYEDKGGNILTSSESADKKSWVLSRYAEKSLSNGYPTVTEIANKPMIFGILEDDKRNIWFGSLDGVYVYDGKIITNFKGK from the coding sequence ATGAAATATATACTCATATATACGTTACTCTCTCTATTTGTCGCTAGTAATTGTAGCGCACAGTACAAAAAAACAGAACAAATAGGCAATATGCAGTCTGAAGTAGATCCTATTCCATTTGAAACCAGTAATATATCCTCTTTGCATGGGCCAAATAGTATTGTGCGTACGATTAAACAAGATCGAATGAGGAATATTTGGATGGCCTCATGGGAGGGTGTTTTTCGATATGATGGAAAATCGTTTGCCAATGTAACCAATAAAGTGAGTTCAGTACGTTTTTTTTCTGTGTTAGAAGATAAAAAGGGGAACTTTTGGTTTGCTTCTATCGGTTCGGGTGTTTACTATTACGATGGAAAATCCTTTCTAAATTTTACAAGCAAGGATGGTCTTGCCAGTGATCGGGTGACAACTCTTTATGAAGATAGATTCGGTCATATTTGGTTTGGCTCCGATAATGGGGTAAGCCGCTACGATGGAAATTCTTTTCAAAATTTTAAAATGAAGGAAGGGGCTGTTGCGAGTAACAGTGATTCTGTCCACGTGACCATTTACCAACAGCAGCTTCCAGAAAATCATCCCATGCACAATGACGTGAATGCCATTATTGAAGATAAGTCAGGAAAACTTTGGTTCGGTACCAGGGGATATGCTTGCATTTATGATGGAAAGACATTTACGGTTGTAGTCAATAAAGAAGGAAAACCATTTGCAAATGTCCGCACAATAATCAAGGATAGAAAAGGTAATATTTGGCTAGGAGGCTATGATGGTCTTTGGCGTTATGATGGTCGCACATTTACCAATTTTACAAAGAATTTTGTTGGATATATCTACGAAGACAAAGGAGGTAATATTTTGACGAGCTCAGAAAGTGCTGATAAGAAAAGCTGGGTGCTTTCCCGTTATGCTGAGAAATCCTTGTCAAATGGGTATCCAACGGTAACTGAAATCGCAAATAAACCAATGATCTTTGGGATTTTAGAAGATGATAAACGCAATATTTGGTTTGGCTCACTAGATGGCGTGTATGTTTATGATGGAAAAATCATCACAAACTTTAAAGGGAAATAG
- a CDS encoding prolyl oligopeptidase family serine peptidase, translated as MNKKNICIPFCFLATLAVHAQKKPVDHTVYDSWQSISSPYISKSGKFVLFQVAPQEGDSQLFLKTKENKELIQIPRGYNGKLTDTENHLISLIKAPFAVTREAKIKKKKTEDLPKDSLAIYNLTSSSLVKFAQVKSYKVAEQNNNFVSFLFDKQADEKINSSKNPADTTQNKKNSNDKKKKAVATLALYDLNSGDSVQFSLVDQYEWNKNGTKLVFSKKTDTKDSLSKESGVYLYDIASKNLKKISTGKGEYKNFSFDETGDQLAYLGDLSKEKALIKNYNLYYYTNGIDTAQYLATKNSTGIPKNWAVSGDGNIRFSKNGEKLFFGIAPIPRVKDTTLVDFEHAKVDVWGWQDDYLQPMQLVNLKKDLSKNFLAVTYPKNNRTVIPLTDETFNSTTLTADGNAEYILARTDFGKRIESQWKGGTKEDIFLVSTRTGQRELILSNFSGNVALSPDAKYIVYFDEEKGTWNSYQINSKRKVVLNEGIPASFADEENDMPTAAQGYGMAAWSADYKGVYLNSRYDIWYFNLDGSNKSILTNGYGAASQTTFRYLPLRRDEDRDQPLTLDYKKGGFLTSFDNKTKESGFYQFKGQHNDPKSLFVEPKTFRNINASADQQTILYSKEDYRNSPNVYINSIKFKDEQQLSDINKQQANYNWGTAELVHWTTPAGHQAEGILYKPENFDPAKKYPIIAYFYEKLSDGLYTYQPPAPTPSRLNIPYFVSNEYLVFAPNISYETGHPGKSAEEYINSGMRHLAQNSWVDSTKMGIQGQSWGGYQVAHLITRTNMYAAAWTGAPVVNMTSAYGGIRWQSGMSRQFQYEHTQSRIGKTLWEAPELYLENSPLFHMNKVNTPVVIMANDNDGAVPWYQGIEMFTALRRLNKPVWMLNYNGDEHNLIQRQNRKDIQIREQQFFDHYLKGAPAANWLKKGVPATLKGIDWGLDYN; from the coding sequence ATGAATAAGAAAAATATCTGTATCCCATTCTGTTTTCTCGCGACCTTAGCTGTTCACGCACAAAAGAAACCAGTGGACCATACGGTATATGATAGCTGGCAAAGCATATCATCTCCCTATATCAGTAAATCCGGTAAATTTGTACTCTTTCAGGTTGCTCCACAAGAAGGAGATAGCCAACTGTTCCTGAAAACGAAAGAAAACAAAGAATTGATCCAGATTCCACGGGGCTATAATGGAAAACTGACCGATACAGAAAATCATTTGATCAGCTTAATCAAAGCGCCATTTGCTGTAACACGTGAGGCAAAAATCAAAAAGAAAAAAACGGAGGATCTGCCTAAAGATTCCTTAGCAATCTATAATTTAACCAGCTCTTCGCTTGTTAAATTTGCACAAGTAAAATCCTATAAGGTTGCGGAGCAAAACAACAATTTTGTTTCCTTCCTATTTGATAAACAAGCGGATGAAAAGATAAATTCATCCAAAAATCCGGCAGACACTACTCAAAACAAGAAAAATAGCAACGACAAAAAGAAGAAAGCTGTCGCTACATTAGCTTTATATGATCTTAATTCTGGCGATTCAGTCCAATTCTCCTTAGTAGATCAATATGAATGGAACAAAAATGGAACAAAACTTGTCTTTTCTAAGAAAACTGACACAAAAGACAGCCTTTCTAAGGAATCTGGAGTCTATTTATATGATATAGCATCCAAAAACCTAAAAAAAATATCAACAGGCAAAGGTGAATACAAAAATTTCAGTTTTGATGAAACGGGTGATCAACTGGCTTACTTAGGTGATCTCTCCAAGGAAAAAGCACTGATTAAAAACTATAACCTCTATTACTATACCAACGGCATAGATACAGCCCAGTACTTAGCGACGAAAAATAGCACGGGCATTCCCAAAAACTGGGCAGTCAGCGGAGATGGAAATATCCGATTCAGCAAAAATGGTGAAAAGCTTTTTTTTGGTATCGCTCCTATCCCCCGTGTCAAAGACACGACATTAGTTGATTTTGAACATGCCAAAGTCGATGTATGGGGCTGGCAGGATGACTACTTACAACCCATGCAACTGGTCAACCTAAAAAAAGATCTTTCCAAAAATTTCTTGGCGGTTACCTACCCAAAAAACAATCGTACGGTTATCCCTCTCACGGATGAGACCTTCAATTCCACTACGCTGACAGCAGATGGAAACGCAGAGTACATATTGGCACGCACAGATTTTGGCAAGCGGATCGAAAGTCAATGGAAAGGTGGCACAAAAGAAGATATCTTCCTGGTCTCAACAAGAACTGGTCAACGGGAATTAATCCTTTCCAACTTCTCAGGAAATGTAGCCCTGAGTCCAGATGCAAAATATATCGTTTATTTCGACGAAGAGAAAGGGACATGGAATTCTTACCAGATTAACTCTAAAAGGAAGGTCGTATTAAACGAAGGTATCCCGGCGTCCTTTGCCGATGAGGAGAATGATATGCCTACAGCAGCACAGGGATATGGCATGGCGGCATGGAGCGCTGATTACAAAGGTGTATACCTCAACTCACGTTATGACATCTGGTATTTTAATCTGGATGGATCCAATAAATCCATTCTCACTAACGGCTATGGTGCTGCCTCCCAAACGACATTCCGTTACCTTCCTTTACGACGTGATGAAGACCGTGATCAGCCATTGACGCTGGACTACAAGAAAGGGGGCTTCCTGACATCATTTGACAATAAAACCAAAGAATCTGGTTTTTATCAATTCAAAGGGCAGCACAATGATCCCAAAAGTCTTTTTGTTGAACCAAAAACATTTAGAAACATAAATGCTTCTGCTGATCAACAAACGATCCTTTATAGTAAGGAAGACTATCGCAATTCGCCCAACGTTTATATCAATAGTATCAAGTTCAAGGATGAACAGCAACTGTCCGATATTAACAAACAACAGGCAAACTATAACTGGGGTACCGCCGAACTTGTGCATTGGACCACACCAGCAGGGCATCAGGCGGAAGGCATTCTATACAAACCTGAAAATTTTGACCCAGCAAAAAAATACCCCATCATTGCTTATTTCTACGAGAAACTGTCAGATGGCCTTTATACCTACCAACCACCTGCTCCTACCCCATCGCGACTAAATATTCCCTATTTCGTAAGCAACGAGTATTTGGTATTTGCACCAAATATCAGTTATGAAACCGGGCACCCTGGAAAGTCAGCAGAGGAATATATCAATTCGGGGATGCGTCATTTAGCACAAAACTCCTGGGTAGACAGCACAAAAATGGGCATTCAGGGACAAAGCTGGGGCGGCTATCAAGTAGCTCACCTGATCACACGCACCAATATGTATGCTGCAGCATGGACCGGAGCACCAGTTGTCAATATGACTTCGGCTTATGGAGGAATACGCTGGCAGTCGGGTATGTCACGTCAATTCCAGTACGAGCATACGCAAAGCCGAATCGGAAAAACCTTATGGGAGGCGCCCGAACTCTATTTGGAGAATTCGCCCCTGTTTCACATGAACAAGGTAAATACGCCTGTTGTTATTATGGCCAACGATAATGATGGTGCTGTGCCATGGTACCAAGGTATCGAAATGTTTACAGCATTGCGTCGGTTAAACAAACCGGTCTGGATGTTGAACTATAATGGCGATGAACATAATTTGATTCAACGACAAAACAGAAAAGATATACAGATTCGTGAACAGCAGTTCTTCGATCACTACCTAAAAGGAGCCCCTGCGGCAAATTGGTTGAAGAAAGGAGTACCGGCTACCTTAAAAGGAATAGACTGGGGACTTGATTACAACTAA
- a CDS encoding RtcB family protein codes for MGSKLSGKDLIKIGFPQNNIMNVALGLITRYRRGEKKENILLEAKKVLEAPEKFREDAVWAKLAEGLIQPVEARKQQLSKQMAPFTIFGENEIDEQAKRQLYEALKLPIACQGALMPDAHMGYGLPIGGVLATDNAVIPYGVGVDIGCRMSLSIFDLPASYFKGREFQLRNILKENTRFGMYDTHREKQDHAIFSRSEFKDIPLLKSLLDKAYRQLGTSGGGNHFVEFGVVELHQVRSEWGINPGAYLAVLSHSGSRGLGANIAKQYTNLAAKQCPLPRHVQHLAWLNLDTQEGQEYWLAMNLAGDYAQACHEDIHRRLAKALGERPVLTIENHHNFAWREMVDGKECIVHRKGATPAGQGELGIIPGSMTAPGFIVEGRGNPLSIQSASHGAGRIMSRAACKSSLTKSAMLKELEKHGVELIGGALDEAPHAYKDIHRVMGLQNELVNVLGTFRPKIVRMDK; via the coding sequence ATGGGAAGTAAATTATCGGGGAAAGACCTTATTAAAATCGGTTTTCCACAGAATAATATAATGAATGTAGCCTTAGGGCTAATCACACGTTACCGAAGAGGAGAAAAGAAAGAAAACATCCTTTTGGAAGCAAAGAAGGTGCTCGAAGCGCCTGAAAAATTTAGAGAAGATGCTGTTTGGGCCAAGCTTGCTGAAGGTTTGATTCAACCGGTTGAGGCACGCAAGCAACAGCTCAGTAAGCAAATGGCGCCATTTACCATCTTTGGTGAAAATGAAATTGATGAGCAAGCCAAAAGGCAGTTGTATGAGGCCTTGAAGCTGCCTATAGCGTGCCAAGGAGCATTGATGCCAGACGCACACATGGGTTATGGTTTGCCTATTGGCGGGGTGCTAGCAACTGATAATGCCGTAATACCTTATGGAGTAGGTGTGGATATTGGCTGTCGAATGAGTCTGTCTATCTTTGACCTACCTGCGAGTTATTTCAAAGGGCGAGAATTCCAGTTGCGCAATATACTGAAGGAGAATACCCGATTCGGTATGTACGATACACATCGTGAGAAACAGGACCATGCTATTTTTAGCAGATCGGAATTTAAAGATATTCCTTTGTTGAAATCACTGTTGGATAAGGCTTATAGGCAGCTTGGAACTTCGGGTGGTGGAAATCACTTTGTAGAATTCGGTGTGGTTGAATTACATCAGGTTCGTTCCGAGTGGGGGATTAACCCTGGGGCTTATCTGGCGGTCCTGTCACACAGCGGATCCCGTGGCTTGGGAGCCAATATCGCTAAACAGTATACAAATTTAGCCGCAAAGCAATGCCCTCTACCACGTCATGTACAACATTTAGCCTGGTTGAATCTGGATACCCAGGAAGGTCAGGAGTATTGGCTAGCAATGAACCTAGCCGGTGATTATGCTCAAGCCTGCCATGAGGATATCCATAGGCGCTTGGCAAAAGCTTTGGGTGAACGCCCTGTGTTGACAATTGAAAACCACCATAATTTTGCGTGGCGGGAAATGGTCGATGGAAAGGAATGTATTGTGCATCGCAAAGGAGCAACCCCGGCAGGACAGGGAGAATTGGGAATTATTCCGGGATCTATGACCGCACCGGGTTTTATTGTTGAGGGGCGAGGGAATCCTTTGAGTATCCAATCGGCTTCACATGGTGCTGGACGTATAATGTCCCGCGCTGCCTGTAAAAGTAGCCTCACCAAAAGTGCCATGCTCAAAGAATTGGAAAAGCATGGTGTGGAGTTAATTGGTGGGGCGCTGGATGAAGCTCCACATGCCTATAAAGATATACATCGTGTAATGGGCTTGCAAAATGAGTTGGTTAATGTACTTGGGACATTCAGACCGAAGATTGTTCGTATGGATAAATAA
- a CDS encoding aspartyl protease family protein → MKAVFLSFALFCSFFALGQDRFVLKEKKKVRFPFLFVHNLVIIPVQVNGYTMNFLLDTGVKETMIFGETLKSIDSAVFVNKFQGLGKDEGLDGYLSVNNKVSVANVYEDMDQPIYILKNAHIDISTRIGVEVNGIMGSRFFSDHIVEMDFLKHRITLYQKGEYPKGLAKMQRLPLDILNSRPYISVAFNQDSADIEGRVLIDMGNSDALMLIPSKLTDFAIKPPFIDDYIGQGFNGEIYGKRNRIKSLELGPFKMNYPLVAYPELSSTQHATFVNERIGSVGNELLRRFKVIFDYPNNVVYLQKNRNFDKFYYLNMSGLEIIHDGIKYEKEEVPVYLKKDGGTEIRMDNSVQYRFVLKNMYKIATVRAGSPAAIAGLKPDDKVLKINGRSASSYSLETIHTLFKSEEGKEIRFKIERDGQMMEYTFFLKDPLPFNAN, encoded by the coding sequence ATGAAAGCAGTATTTTTATCTTTTGCATTATTCTGTTCCTTTTTTGCCTTGGGGCAAGATCGCTTTGTTTTGAAAGAAAAAAAGAAGGTTAGATTCCCGTTTCTATTTGTTCATAATCTGGTTATTATCCCCGTTCAGGTAAATGGGTATACGATGAACTTCTTACTGGATACAGGAGTCAAGGAGACCATGATATTCGGAGAAACCCTGAAATCGATTGATAGTGCAGTCTTCGTTAATAAGTTTCAGGGCTTGGGCAAGGACGAGGGGTTGGATGGTTATCTATCTGTCAATAATAAGGTTAGCGTTGCTAATGTATATGAGGATATGGATCAACCCATCTATATCCTTAAAAATGCACATATTGATATTTCTACCCGTATTGGGGTGGAGGTAAATGGCATTATGGGGAGCCGTTTTTTTAGTGATCACATTGTTGAGATGGATTTTTTGAAACACCGGATTACCCTTTACCAAAAGGGTGAGTATCCCAAAGGACTCGCAAAGATGCAACGTCTCCCGCTCGATATTTTAAATAGCAGACCGTATATCTCAGTTGCTTTTAATCAGGATTCCGCAGATATTGAAGGCCGTGTATTGATTGATATGGGTAATAGTGATGCGTTGATGCTTATTCCGTCTAAATTGACTGATTTTGCAATCAAACCTCCTTTTATTGACGACTACATCGGTCAGGGATTCAATGGCGAAATCTATGGGAAAAGAAATCGGATCAAATCCTTGGAACTGGGACCATTTAAGATGAATTATCCTTTGGTAGCCTATCCAGAATTGAGCTCTACACAACATGCAACTTTTGTGAATGAACGAATAGGTTCCGTTGGAAACGAACTCCTGCGTAGGTTTAAGGTGATTTTCGATTATCCCAATAATGTAGTTTATCTCCAAAAAAACAGAAACTTTGATAAATTCTATTACTTAAACATGAGCGGCCTTGAAATCATACATGATGGTATTAAATATGAGAAAGAGGAGGTACCTGTCTATTTAAAGAAAGATGGCGGGACAGAGATTCGTATGGACAATAGTGTACAGTATCGCTTTGTACTGAAAAATATGTATAAAATTGCAACTGTTCGGGCAGGTTCACCAGCAGCAATTGCCGGATTAAAACCGGATGATAAGGTATTGAAAATCAATGGGCGTTCGGCTTCTTCCTATTCTTTGGAAACTATTCATACGCTTTTCAAATCAGAGGAGGGTAAAGAAATTCGATTTAAGATCGAAAGAGATGGACAAATGATGGAATATACTTTCTTTTTAAAGGATCCATTACCTTTTAATGCAAATTAA
- a CDS encoding SIMPL domain-containing protein, protein MKSSSIIVSVIVSVAVLLTAWILGNAYRYKYKSTQTITVNGNAKKDFESDLVKWNATFSRKNFELSAASAQLATDRDLVRDFLVQQGIKVDEIRFEAVNIAKDFEYHTDGKGNGYNTFSGYTLSQTVSVESRDLNKVDNASREISTLISKGIELSSSTPNYYYSKLEDLKLELISQASKNAHQRADNIAKESNAGLGSLVKADLGIFQITGQNDNEEYSSGGAFNTTSRKKTANITVRASFLSN, encoded by the coding sequence ATGAAATCATCATCTATTATTGTTTCTGTTATCGTGAGCGTCGCAGTGTTGCTTACTGCATGGATCTTGGGCAATGCATATCGGTATAAATATAAATCCACACAGACAATTACCGTCAACGGCAACGCAAAGAAAGATTTTGAATCTGATTTGGTAAAATGGAATGCAACATTCAGTAGGAAGAACTTTGAATTAAGTGCAGCTTCGGCGCAATTGGCAACAGATCGCGATCTCGTACGCGACTTCTTAGTGCAACAGGGGATTAAAGTAGATGAAATTCGTTTTGAGGCCGTGAATATCGCTAAAGATTTTGAATACCATACCGACGGAAAGGGAAACGGTTATAATACATTTTCGGGTTATACCCTGTCACAAACAGTAAGTGTGGAATCTAGGGATCTGAATAAGGTGGACAACGCGTCAAGAGAGATCTCAACATTGATCTCGAAAGGAATAGAGCTGAGTTCGAGTACTCCAAATTATTATTACTCTAAACTGGAGGATTTGAAACTGGAATTGATCTCTCAAGCATCGAAAAATGCACACCAACGTGCCGACAATATTGCTAAGGAATCGAATGCGGGATTAGGTAGTCTGGTGAAAGCCGATCTGGGAATTTTTCAGATAACTGGTCAAAATGATAACGAAGAATACTCGTCGGGAGGGGCTTTTAATACAACTTCACGTAAGAAAACAGCGAATATAACGGTTAGAGCTAGTTTTTTGAGTAATTAA
- a CDS encoding winged helix-turn-helix domain-containing protein has protein sequence MRSRYVYGSLLLLSISIVFGSFSLNSTDDFDFAKREVLLRRIGHELLLQAGDSTSRVLPIEKVAENEYQIRFEHDLSFQPDSLVNTTRRLLAKDPFAVDYIVRVLKCGTSNVAYSYSISKNKKDDIIACIGRVQPSACYMINIKFKTTGIHTTKNSYLLGSLPILAIVGFIFLRAVKSRKTTAKDQSTKIFNLSSVLFYAKERQLIIHDRTIDLTGTEARLLLIFASSPNETIMRSRLQKEIWEDEGVIVGRSLDMFISKLRKKLEPDPRINIVVIRGKGYKLEISA, from the coding sequence TTGAGAAGTAGATATGTATATGGATCCTTGCTGCTCCTGTCTATTTCTATTGTCTTCGGTTCTTTTAGCCTCAACAGTACCGACGACTTTGATTTCGCAAAAAGGGAAGTTTTGCTTCGCAGAATCGGACACGAATTACTCTTACAGGCTGGTGACAGTACATCAAGGGTGCTCCCTATAGAAAAGGTTGCGGAAAATGAATATCAGATCAGGTTTGAGCATGACCTCAGTTTTCAGCCGGATTCTTTAGTGAATACTACCCGACGTCTGCTAGCAAAAGACCCCTTCGCTGTCGATTATATTGTTCGTGTTCTAAAATGCGGCACTTCCAATGTGGCCTACAGCTATTCCATATCCAAAAATAAAAAAGATGATATTATCGCATGTATAGGAAGAGTACAACCTAGTGCCTGTTACATGATCAACATTAAATTCAAAACTACAGGAATACATACAACAAAAAACAGCTATTTGCTGGGTAGTCTCCCCATCTTAGCTATTGTTGGATTTATTTTTTTGAGAGCTGTAAAGTCGCGAAAAACTACGGCTAAAGACCAGTCGACCAAGATATTCAACCTAAGCTCAGTGTTGTTCTATGCAAAAGAAAGACAACTGATTATCCACGACAGAACGATAGACCTCACAGGGACTGAAGCCCGTCTGCTGCTCATTTTTGCGTCATCACCAAACGAAACTATCATGAGAAGCCGGTTGCAAAAAGAGATCTGGGAAGATGAAGGTGTTATTGTAGGGCGCAGTCTGGATATGTTTATATCAAAACTGAGAAAAAAATTGGAGCCTGATCCAAGGATCAATATTGTTGTTATACGTGGTAAAGGCTATAAGCTTGAAATTAGCGCTTAA
- a CDS encoding glutamine synthetase III codes for MSNLRFKAVEAAGSRQIAQFEKVETKKATDIYGKNVFSVNKMKDYLPKNSYKELVASIEEGQIISRDLAEHISQAMKTWALNHGVSHYTHWFQPLTGSTAEKHDAFFEPDENGEAIEKFTADALVQQEPDASSFPNGGIRNTFEARGYTAWDPSSPAFIYETGAGKTLCIPTVFVSYTGESLDYKAPLLKAINAVDKAATEVAQYFDKSITKVNASLGIEQEYFLVDLSLYNARPDLQLTGRTLFGHMSAKGQQLEDHYFGAIPERVLAYMVDLENEALKLGIPLKTRHNEVAPSQFECAPMYEEINLAIDHNQLLMNVMEQVALRHNFKVLLHEKPYSGVNGSGKHNNWSLITNTGVNLLSPGKTPKNNLMFLTFFVNTIKAVFENADLMRASIASASNDHRLGANEAPPAIISIFLGSQLDELLEEVESARVAKKVKAEANLWHGIPKVPELKLDNTDRNRTSPFAFTGNKFEFRAVGSSANSALPMTVLNAIVAAQLNEFKIEVDKQIKKGTKKDLAILNVVRKYIKDSKAIRFEGNGYSEEWEKEAEARGLSNIKSTPKALDVYVKEESLALFEAMGIYTRRESEARHEILLENFYKKLQIEARVIEEMVNNQIAPACFIYQNELIENVKGLKDLGLAQAAFSSQLNFVERISTHVNTILEQAEAMRQERKKANQIEDIRERSIAYDESVKPYFDVIRYHVNKLEKIVDDKKWPLPKLREILFLS; via the coding sequence ATGTCGAACCTAAGATTCAAAGCAGTAGAGGCAGCGGGCTCACGCCAGATTGCACAATTTGAAAAAGTTGAAACTAAAAAAGCAACTGACATCTACGGAAAGAACGTTTTTTCCGTAAACAAAATGAAAGACTACCTTCCTAAAAACTCATACAAGGAGTTAGTTGCATCCATAGAAGAGGGACAGATTATTTCAAGAGATTTAGCTGAGCACATTTCGCAAGCGATGAAAACTTGGGCCCTTAATCATGGCGTTTCCCACTACACACACTGGTTTCAACCTTTAACAGGTTCGACAGCTGAAAAACACGATGCATTTTTCGAGCCTGATGAAAATGGCGAAGCAATCGAAAAATTCACGGCAGATGCTTTAGTTCAACAAGAGCCAGATGCTTCATCTTTCCCTAATGGTGGTATCCGTAATACATTCGAAGCGAGAGGATATACGGCATGGGATCCATCTTCGCCAGCATTTATCTACGAAACTGGTGCAGGTAAAACACTTTGTATCCCTACTGTATTTGTTTCCTATACTGGTGAATCATTAGATTATAAAGCACCTTTATTAAAAGCAATCAATGCTGTTGATAAAGCAGCAACTGAAGTTGCACAATATTTTGATAAATCAATCACGAAAGTAAACGCTTCTCTTGGTATTGAGCAAGAGTATTTTTTAGTTGACCTTTCTTTATACAATGCACGTCCTGACCTTCAATTGACTGGACGTACTTTATTCGGTCACATGTCTGCTAAAGGCCAACAATTAGAAGACCATTATTTCGGTGCGATTCCAGAGCGTGTATTAGCGTATATGGTTGACTTAGAAAACGAAGCATTAAAATTAGGCATTCCATTAAAAACGCGTCACAATGAGGTGGCACCATCGCAGTTTGAGTGCGCGCCAATGTACGAAGAGATCAACTTGGCAATTGACCACAATCAATTGTTGATGAATGTGATGGAGCAAGTTGCTTTGAGACATAATTTCAAAGTATTGTTACATGAAAAACCATACTCTGGTGTCAACGGTTCTGGAAAACACAACAACTGGTCTTTGATTACCAATACTGGTGTTAATCTATTGTCTCCAGGCAAAACACCTAAAAATAACCTAATGTTCTTGACATTCTTTGTCAATACCATCAAAGCGGTATTTGAGAATGCAGATTTAATGCGCGCATCTATTGCAAGTGCAAGCAATGACCACCGTTTAGGTGCTAATGAAGCGCCACCAGCAATTATCTCGATCTTCTTAGGTTCTCAATTAGACGAATTATTGGAAGAAGTTGAATCAGCTCGTGTAGCCAAGAAAGTAAAAGCTGAAGCGAACTTGTGGCACGGTATCCCTAAAGTTCCAGAATTGAAATTGGATAACACGGACCGTAACCGAACTTCACCTTTCGCATTTACAGGTAATAAGTTCGAGTTCCGCGCTGTAGGTTCTTCTGCCAACTCTGCCCTTCCAATGACGGTATTAAATGCCATCGTTGCTGCACAATTAAATGAGTTCAAAATAGAAGTAGACAAACAGATCAAAAAAGGCACGAAGAAAGATCTTGCGATCTTAAATGTTGTCCGCAAATATATTAAAGATTCTAAAGCGATCCGTTTTGAAGGAAATGGATACAGCGAAGAGTGGGAAAAAGAAGCGGAAGCACGTGGTCTTTCAAACATCAAATCTACTCCTAAGGCATTGGATGTCTATGTAAAAGAAGAGTCATTGGCTTTGTTTGAAGCAATGGGTATCTACACAAGACGTGAATCAGAAGCTCGCCATGAGATCTTGTTGGAAAATTTCTACAAGAAACTTCAAATCGAGGCTCGTGTTATCGAAGAGATGGTCAATAACCAAATTGCCCCTGCATGTTTCATCTATCAAAACGAATTGATCGAAAATGTAAAAGGCCTGAAAGACTTAGGTCTGGCTCAAGCAGCATTTAGCTCACAATTGAATTTCGTAGAACGTATCTCGACACATGTAAACACAATCTTGGAACAAGCAGAAGCTATGCGTCAAGAGCGTAAAAAAGCAAATCAGATCGAAGATATACGTGAGCG
- the prfH gene encoding peptide chain release factor H, which translates to MEKYILISSGRGPRECNLAVQLVLERILAEADQYAVQIETVEVEKIDGLPCSIVLKLTGREIGVFRDRWIGTICWICQSPFRPNHRRKNWFVELKDWYPAKSAAKLNLKDVQFKAMRSSGAGGQHVNKVSSAVRATHLPTGLMVQVMDTRSQLQNREIAVLRLEEQLMALEQLKKAAVENQHWMDQVAIERGNSKRIFFGHKFKEQ; encoded by the coding sequence ATGGAAAAGTATATTTTAATTAGTTCAGGACGAGGTCCTAGAGAGTGTAATTTAGCCGTTCAACTGGTTTTGGAAAGAATACTGGCAGAAGCGGATCAATATGCCGTACAGATCGAGACAGTGGAAGTAGAGAAAATAGATGGGTTGCCGTGCTCAATTGTGTTAAAATTGACCGGTAGAGAAATCGGAGTATTCAGGGACCGTTGGATAGGTACAATCTGCTGGATTTGTCAAAGTCCTTTTCGACCAAACCATCGACGTAAAAATTGGTTTGTGGAGTTGAAGGACTGGTATCCGGCAAAAAGTGCAGCAAAACTGAACCTGAAAGATGTGCAATTCAAAGCCATGCGTAGCAGTGGTGCCGGGGGACAGCATGTGAATAAAGTGAGCTCGGCTGTCCGAGCGACCCATCTTCCTACGGGATTAATGGTGCAGGTAATGGATACTCGTTCCCAATTGCAAAATAGAGAAATTGCTGTTTTGCGTTTGGAAGAACAGCTGATGGCGCTTGAACAATTGAAAAAGGCTGCTGTGGAAAATCAGCACTGGATGGACCAAGTTGCTATTGAAAGAGGTAATTCAAAGCGTATATTCTTTGGACATAAATTTAAAGAACAATGA